From the genome of Desulfuromonas sp., one region includes:
- a CDS encoding hydrolase, with translation MSSDLQRFFVDREQAVLVVVDVQERLVPAMPKKVYSRLRKSIDMLVRAAGELGVPVVTTEQYPRGLGHTVSELDSACTETVIEKVSFGCCGEPTFLDALKRLGRTQIVLTGMEAHVCVYQTVLGLLEAGYHVHLVGDAICSRNKTDYRAGVENARAAGAVVTTVETVLFQMLKEAGTPEFKVVSGLIKERGSD, from the coding sequence ATGAGTAGTGATCTGCAAAGATTTTTCGTTGACCGGGAACAGGCGGTTCTGGTTGTGGTCGATGTCCAGGAGCGACTGGTCCCGGCAATGCCGAAAAAAGTATACAGCCGCCTTAGAAAAAGCATTGATATGCTGGTCAGGGCGGCGGGCGAACTTGGCGTTCCGGTCGTGACGACCGAGCAGTACCCACGCGGTCTTGGCCACACCGTCAGCGAACTCGATTCGGCATGCACCGAAACCGTGATCGAAAAAGTCAGTTTTGGTTGCTGTGGTGAGCCAACCTTCCTCGATGCCTTGAAAAGACTGGGGAGAACGCAGATTGTCCTGACCGGCATGGAAGCACATGTATGTGTTTACCAGACCGTGCTCGGCCTGCTTGAAGCCGGTTATCATGTGCATTTGGTCGGTGACGCTATCTGCTCACGCAACAAGACCGATTACCGCGCCGGCGTCGAAAATGCCCGGGCAGCCGGAGCCGTTGTTACGACGGTCGAGACGGTGCTGTTCCAGATGTTAAAAGAGGCCGGTACACCGGAGTTCAAGGTAGTGTCGGGATTGATCAAGGAGAGGGGCTCGGATTAG